The Longimicrobiaceae bacterium genomic sequence CGCTCGCCGCGACGGCCACGCCGGACAGCCAGTGCGCGCGCGGGCTCAGCTTCTCCCAGCCGTACAGGTACAGGCCCAGGAAGATGGCTTCCAGGAAGAACGCGTAGCCCTCCAGCGCGAATGCCGGACCGACGATGCCGCCCGCGAAGCGCATGAAGCGCGGCCAAAGCAGCCCCAGCTCGAACGACAGCGCCGTGCCGGAGACGGCGCCCACGGCGAAGGTGAGCGCCGTCGCCTTGGCCCACTTGCGCGCCAGGTCGCGGTAGTGCGGGCGGCCGGTGCGCAGCCACAGCCCCTCGGCGATGGCCATCATCAGCGGCATCCCTATGCCCAGCGCCGCGAACACCATGTGGAACGCGAGCGACACCTCCATCTGCGTGCGCGCCGCGGTCAGCGTGTCCATCTGCCACGTGCTCCCGTTGGGGTGGCCCTGCACGCCCGCAATCTATGGAAGCGTTCGGTAGATGCGGTAAGGAAATCTCCGCGACGCATCGTCCGGCACGCGCTGAACTTCCAGTAGGCACGACGGCGTCCGTCCACGTCCAGATTGCCCGCGAATGCCGCCGGCCGGATTCGTGAGATGCGCATCTTCGGATCGCGGAAGCTCTTCTCCGACTTCGACATCCGGCAGGGACGGTGGATGCGGAGCGTAACGCCGGCTGCGGACCGCGGCATCTCGGCCGATGCGCGGAGCCGGACCGGCCGAGAGGCATCGGCGCGCAGCTCGCCAGGAGATTCATCGCACCGCGCGTTCGGCGACCGTGTCACGCATCCGGCCTTTCCCGCCGGGCCGTACGGCGGATATCGTACGCGAGCCGGGTTCGCGCCGCGCCGGTTCCGGCACGCGCCGCACGCCATCTCCCGAAGCCCCATCCCGTAATCCAATGCTGACCTTTCGACATCTCACGGCCGGGCTGCTCCTCGCGGCAGCTTCGACCTTCGCGCTCGCCGGGAGGGGCGGGGCGCAGGTGGCCACGCGGCCGTTCGTGGACTGGCGGACGGTGCGGACGGAGCACTTCGACGTGCACTACCCGGCGGAGATGGAGGCGTGGACGCTGGACGTGGCCTCGCGGCTGGAGAGCGTGCGCGAGGCGGTGGCGCAGATGGTGGGCAGCGCGCCCGGCCGCCGCGTCACCATCGTCGTCGAGGACCCGTCCGTCCAGTCGAACGGGTCGGCATTCCCGTTCCTGGAGGCGCCGGTCATCTCCATGTGGCCCACGCCGCCGGACCCGCGCTCGCAACTGGGCAACCACCGCGGCGCGGGCGAGCAGCTGGCGGTGCACGAGTTCACCCACATCGCGCATCTCACCCGCCCTTCGCGGAATCCGCGGGAGCGCTTCCTCGCGAGCCTGCTGCCCGTGCAGGTGGGACCGGTTACGCGCAAGGCGCCGCGCTGGATCACGGAGGGCTACGCGACCTACGTGGAAGGCAAGCTCACCGGCAGCGGCCGCCCGCACAGCGTGATCCGCGCGGCGATCCTGCGGGAGTGGGCGCTGGAGGGCAAGCTGCCCACGTACGCGCAGATGAGCGCCAGCGGCGGCTTCAACGGCGGGTCGATGGCGTACCTGGCGGGGTCGGCGTACCTGGAGTGGCTGGTGGCCCGCAGCGGCGAGGAGAGCCTGCCGCACCTGTGGCGGCGGATGAGCGCGCGGCAGGACCGCGGCTTCGCGGAGGCGTTCGCTGGCGTGTACGGCGGACTGCCGCAGGACCTGTACGGCCGGTTCACGGTGGATGTGACCGAGCGCGCGCTCCAGGCCCGGCGCACGCTCTCGGTCGCGGGGCTGGAGTACGGCGACACGGTGCAGCGCCTGAGCTGGACCACGGGCGACCCCGCCGTCTCGCCAGACGGTAAGCACCTGGCGATCGTGCTCCGGGGCGCGCCCGGCACTCCGTCTCGCGTCGTCGTCTGGAACACCGCGCCGGAGACGAACGACACGGCGTACTCACGCGCCGTGCGGCGGATGCTGGAGCGCGACCCGCAGGACGTGCCGCCCGTCCGCTCCGGTCCGCGCCCCAGGCGCCCGCTCGCGACGCTGCTCGCCGTGAACGGCCGCGGCCACGACGCGCCCCGCTTCCTGCCCGGCGGGGCGGACGTGCTCGTCATCCGCTCGGAGCCCACGGGCGAGGGCGTGCTGCGGCCGGACCTGTTCGTGTGGACGTGGAAGACGGGCCGCCTGCGCCGCGTCACGCACGGCGCATCGATCGTCTCCGCGGACCCGGCGCCGGACGGGCGGGCGGCGGCGGCGGTGCGATGCGCGGGCGGGATCTGCGACCTGGTGCGGGTGGGCCTGGCGGACGGGCGCGTGCAGGTGCTGGCGAAGGGCACGCCCACGCGCGTGTTCAGCCGTCCGCGCTTCGCGCCGGACGGGCGTACGCTGGTGGCGGCCGTGCAGGAGCGCGGGCGCTGGCGCATCGCGCGGGTGGACGCGGCGAGCGGCGAGTGGTTGTACGCGGACCCGGACGACGGGGCCAGCCGCTACGATCCCAGCTTCCTCCCCGGTGCCGCGTCGCTGGTGGAGACGAGCGAACTGGGCGGCATCGCGAACCTGGAGACGCTGGATCTGGCGACGCGCGCCACGCGGCCGCTCACCCGCGTGACCGGCGCCGCCGTCGCGCCCGAGCCGGATCCCGCCACGGGCGCCGTCTTCTTCCTGTCGCTGCACGGCAAGGGATTGGACCTGAACCGCGTCCGCCCGGACAGCGTCGCGCTCGGCCAGGCGCTCGCGCTCGCTCCGTCGCTCGCGCCCGTCGCGCCTCCGCCACCCGCGCCGGGCGACAGCCTGCCGCGCTCGCCCCTCTCTCCGCCGCACGAGTACGGCATCGGGCCGCGGCGAATGCGTGTGCTGCCTGCGGGAAGCGTGGAGGCGGACGGCGCGGCGGCGGGCCTCACGCTCACCAGCTCCGACCCGGTCGGACGGCTCACGCTGATGGCTCGCGGGCTCATCGGCGGCGGCGCGGTGGAGCGCGGGGCGTCGGCGAGCGCGGCGTGGCGTGGGTCGCGGCCGTCGCTGCACGGCGACCTGTTCTGGATGCGGCGGCGCCCGTCCGAGCGCGGCTTCTCGCCGCTCTCGCTGGATGCGGACTACGCGGGCGGCACCGCCTTCGCCGAGCGCGCGTGGGGATCGGGGCGGCTGCGGCAGTCGTTGCGCGGCGGCGGCTCGCTGGGCCGCCTGGACCGCGGCGATGCGGACGCGGGCCAGCGCGGGCTCGGCTTCGTGGAGTACGCCGGCTCGTTCACTCGTGCCCGGGGCGCAGCGTACACGGCGCTCGCGCTGTCGGTGAACGGCTCCGCGGGCCGGACGCAGGGCGACGGCTGGCAGCGCGGCGTGGCGACGCTGACGCTCGCCGCGGGCTCGCCGCTACTGTCGCTGCGGGGGGATGCGACCGTGGGCGTGATCGGAAGAGACGCGCCGGAGTGGGAGCGGTTCGTGGTGGGCGGCGCGCAGACGCAGCTGGCCGACGCGGCCATCTTCTCGCAGCGCATCTCCATGGCCGGCCTGCCGTTCGGGACGGCGGCTGGGAGCCAGATCCTCGCCCTGCGCGGCAGCACGCGGCTGGGGCTGCTCACGCCGTACTACTGGGCCGCCACCACATCCGGCGACCTGGAAAGGTGGCACCGCGTAGTCGGCGCGGAGGCGTCGTACGCGTTCACCGGCGGCAACATCCTCTTTCTGCCCGCCGCGCGCTTCCTGGCCGGAGCCGCCTACTCGCTGGACGACCCGTGGCGCCACCGCGCCCGCATCTACGCCTCCGTCGCCTATCGCCCGTAGCCGGCGGACCGCATCTCCCGAACGATACGAGGTGCGGTCGGTCGAGGCATGCTCTGGCAGCGCGTCTGCCCGCTGCGGATCGCCCGAATCAGGCGGAGGACAGCGAGAGCGTTCCCCCGCCACGCCTCCCCGCGTATGTTACGGTCGATGCGATCCACCCGTCGCCTCACGCCCCGCTCGCGCGCGGGTGACGCGGGGGCGGGGCAGATCGTCTAAGGGGTCCAGCGTCTTCCCACCGGAGACGCCCTTGCCGAGAAGTGCCATGAACGAACGAATCCACGGATACCTGGACGGCGACCTGCCGCTGGACGAGCTGTCTCCCCACGAGCGCGCGAGCGCCCTGCGGATGGAGCGCTCGCTGGGCCTCGCCGCGTCGCATATCCGCACCGGCCACGCGCCCGAGCTGGTGGGCCGCGTGATGGCCGCGCTTCCCCAGCCCGCGCCTGCCGCCGCCCCGCGCCCGTCGTCCGCCCGCCGCGCCTGGGCGTGGCTGTGGACGCCGCGCCGCATCGCCTTCGACCTGCGCCCCGGTGCCGCGCTGGCGGGGGCGATGGCGTTCGCGCTCGCCGCGGTGATGCTGCCCGTGCGCGGCCCCGGCGTGCCCACGCTGCCCATCGCCGTGGCCGACGCGCCGCAGCCGCCGCCGGTGTACGTACAGTTCCGGCTGGACGCGGCGGGCGCGCGGCAGGTGGAGCTGGCGGGCACCTTCACCGGCTGGAAGCCTCGGGTGGAGATGCAGCAGACCTCGCCCGGCGTGTGGACCGCGCTGGTGCCGCTGCGGCCAGGCGTGCACGACTACGCGTTCGTGGTGGACGGCGACCGCTGGGTGGCGGACCCCAACGCTCCGCACGTGGACGACAGCTTCGGCGGCACGAACAGCCGCATCTCGCTTCCGCCGCCGGGGAACGCCGCGTGAGAGCGGCGCTGGCCTGCACGCTCGCCGCCCTCGCGCTGGCGCCCGCCGCCGCGCGGGCGCAGTGGAGCGTGGACGTGGCCGCCGGCCGCGCGGTCAACGACCCGCTGGCGGCGCGCGTGACCTCCACCAACGCCTCCGCCGGCGTGCACTTCGACGGGCGCGACGGGCGGGCGGTGTACCTGTACGGCGGCGGTCCGCTGGGGTCCGAGGGGCCAGCGTGGGGCGCCGGCGGCTTCGCGGCGTGGGTGGGCCGCGACTTCGGCCCGGTGAGCCTGGGCCTGGACCTGGGCGGCGACGGATACGGCTATGGCGCGGCCGGCATCGTTCCGGCCGGCTACGGCGGCGCGGGCCGCGCCCTGCCCACGCTGGCGCTGCGCGGCGGCCGGCTGCTCGTGCAGCTGCGGTCGGGAGCGGTGGGCGCCTACAGCCAGGTGGGCGACTCCTCGGAGTGGCGGGTGATGCACGACTCCCGCGCGCGGCTGGCGGTGACGGCGGCGCCCGGCCTTGAGGTCTCGGCCGACGGGCGGTTCCTGCGGGCGAAGGAGCGCGACTACCCGTACGTGGGCGGGGGCGCGGAGCTGGACCGCGGGCCCGCCAGCGCCTGGGCGTTCGCGGGCAAGTGGCTGGCGAGCGTCTTCCCCACGCCGGCTGTCGCGTACGGCGCGGGTGCCAGCCTGCGGATGCGTTGCGGGACGGAGCTTTCGCTGTCCTTCGAGCAGGCACCCACGGACCCGGTGTACTTCACCGCGCCGCGCCGCACCTGGAGCGTGCAGCTGAGCCGCGCCTTCGGGCGCCGCGCGCGGGCCGAGGCGCCCGCGAGGGTGGTTCAAGCCGCGCTGCCGGTGCTGCCGGCCGACGAGGGCGGGCGCGTCGCCATCACGCTGCCCGCCGCCACGGCCGAGGTGGCGGCCGCCGGCGCCGCCTCGCCGCCCACGGTGGCGGGCGATTTCACGGGGTGGAAGCCGGTGCCCATGACGCGCCAGGGCGGCGTGTGGACGGTGCGGCTGCCCATCGCGCCCGGCACGTACCACTACGGCTTCCGCACGGCGGCGGGCGTCTGGTTCGTGCCCGCGGGGGTGCCGCAGGTGGACGACGACTTCGGCGGGACCTCGGCGGTGCTGGTGGTGAAGTAGCAGGGCGGCGGTCGCGGCGTCCGCGTGTGACGCCGCCGCTGCGCCCCTCGTCCTACGGGAGAAGAAGCCCGGTCCGGCAGTCGCACTCCATTCAGCTGAAAGCCATGTTCAGACACACGGTCCTCGCGTCGCTGCTCACCCTGGTCCCGCTGTGCGCGGCGGCCCAGGGCGGCACGCCCGAGCAGAGGATCGAGCAGGCGCGCAGGCAGGCGGCGGCGGGGCACATCCCCGTGTCGCTGCTGGACGGCAAGGTCGCCGAGGGGCGCGCCAAGGGCGTGCCCATGGACCGCATAGCCAGCGTGGTGGAGCGGCGGCTGGTGTCCTTGGGCCACGCGCGCGACGCCATGGCCCGCGCCGCGTCTGGCGGCGTGCGCGCCGAGGACCTGTCGGTGGGCGCGGACGCGCTGGACGCGGGCGTGAACGCCACGGTGCTGGGCACGCTGGCCGGCTCCGCCCCGGCCGACCGCCGCGCGGTGGCCATCGCCGTGCTCACCCAGCTGGTACGCGAGGGCGACCCTCAGGATCGCGCCCTCAAGAGCGTGCAGGACGCGCTGGGCCGTGGCGCCGACGCGCTCCGCAGCCTGCCCGCCACCGAAGCCGCCGAGCGCGAGAGCCACGGCGGCCGCGGTTCCGACGGGGGAAGCAGCAGCGGCCACGGCTCGTCGGGCAGCTCGGGCGGCAGCGGAAGCTCCGGGAGCAGCGGGCACGGGTCGGGAAGCAGCGGCTCCGGAAGCAGCGGAGGGTCCGGGAAGCACGGGGGCGGGGGACCGCCGCCGTCCGTGCCCAGCCCGGGTGGCAACCCGGACCGGGACCACGGCGGCAAGGGCCGGAGCGGTGGAGGGCACGGCGGCGGCCACGGCGAGAAGCCCTGAGCCCTGGCCGATTTTGCGTTTCGGAAGCGTCGCCCGCCGGGCGGCGCTTCTTTCGTTTTTCGGGAGATGCGCAGCGCCGGCCTGCTGCCGTGCATCCACGGCTCCTGATCGTTTCGATTCCTCCGTACGAATGCCCAGCCGTTCATCTACCGAGGCATGCAGTGGTAGGGTTCGCGGAATCGGCCGATGGAGGCTCGGCGCTGCATCTCCGCGTCAAGGAAAACCCTGGTGAGGCCACGTGGCGTCTCCGGGGATGCGCGGCGGGACATCTCCCGTGTCCCATCGGCAAATGCGCGGCTGTTCATCTCCCGTGGCGGCGGCTATGTTGACGGGCTGCGCCGCGGGTTACGCAGCGGGCCCGAACCCGTTGCGGGAGCGGGGGTACAGGGACGCGGCACTTCAACATTTCCTCGGGACGCACAGATGATCCAGCTCACGCAGCCTGCCCGCGACAAGGTCCAGTCCCTGGTGGACGCCGAGGTGGTGCGCGACCCCGCGCTGCGCATCGAGCTGGCGGCCAAGGGCGCCGGCGCCAGCCCGCTCCAGCGCCAGTACGAGATCTCGCTGGTGGAGCGCGACGAGAAGCAGAAGACGGAGATCGCCATCAACCTCGAAGGCATCCGCATCCTGCTCAACCTGGACACCGCCAACCTGCTCAGCGGCGCCACGGTGGACTGGTCCGACGCCGACGGCGGGTTCAGCGTGGAGGGCGACAAGCCGCGGCCCGTCGCGCCGCCCACCTCCACCGGCACCGTGGGCGTCTCCGGCCCGCTCGCCGACCGCGTGCAGGAGGTGATCGACGAGCTGATCAACCCGCGCATCGCGGCGCACGGCGGGGCGGTGGAGATGGTGGACGTGAGCGACGACACGCTCTACGTGCGCATGAGCGGCGGCTGCCAGGGCTGCGCCGCGTCGGCCGCCACGCTGCGCCAGGGCATCGAGCGTATGGTCAAGGAAGAGATCCCCGAGATCCGCGAGATCGTGGACCTCACCGACCACGGCGCCGGCGAGAACCCGTACTTCTGACGCGCCAACCCGCTCTTCCGAGAGCCGCGGTAGATGCGGATGCGGTAAAGGAATTCGACAGATGAGAAGCGGGCGGAGCGCGAGTGCGTTCCGCCCGCTTCGTCGTGTCGGCAGCGAACTCCGATGCTGCCGCGGCACCGCCAGGGGGCATGAAGGCGAAATCCGTGAGAATCGGTACGGTCGGCATCGCCCTGGCGGCTAAAGCCGCGGGCTGCGACGGCACGAAGCCCACCGGCGTGGGCTGCTACCGATGGTCCGAATCGTTCGGCGAGACTCCGCGACGGCAAGCCGATCTACCCGGATTCCGTACCATTCCCGCTTGACCCGCCCTCCCGCAGCGCGCAGCGCGAGTCCGCCACCGCACCGGCAGCGAGGAGCCCCGTTCGCAGAGCGCGGACCCCGCAGCATTCTCCACCGCCGTGCCTTCCCCCACTGGTGGGGGAGGGCAGGCGAGTTTTACGAGCCGGGTGAGGGCCCCCCACGCACGAAGACCCCCGCCATCGCACGGGCAGGGGTCTTCGCTCTCGTCCATCTATCACTTCAGGCGGAGATCCGCTCCGCCGGCCGGGTGCCGCTCCACCTGTGTGGTCCGCCGGGAAACGCGCCGGCGGTGGAGCGGGTCGCTGTATCTTCCGATGCTTCGCGCGCCCGTTTGGTTGCGCGCCGCCTCATACCGTTTTGCTTGTTTA encodes the following:
- a CDS encoding glycogen-binding domain-containing protein, whose protein sequence is MNERIHGYLDGDLPLDELSPHERASALRMERSLGLAASHIRTGHAPELVGRVMAALPQPAPAAAPRPSSARRAWAWLWTPRRIAFDLRPGAALAGAMAFALAAVMLPVRGPGVPTLPIAVADAPQPPPVYVQFRLDAAGARQVELAGTFTGWKPRVEMQQTSPGVWTALVPLRPGVHDYAFVVDGDRWVADPNAPHVDDSFGGTNSRISLPPPGNAA
- a CDS encoding glycogen-binding domain-containing protein; its protein translation is MRAALACTLAALALAPAAARAQWSVDVAAGRAVNDPLAARVTSTNASAGVHFDGRDGRAVYLYGGGPLGSEGPAWGAGGFAAWVGRDFGPVSLGLDLGGDGYGYGAAGIVPAGYGGAGRALPTLALRGGRLLVQLRSGAVGAYSQVGDSSEWRVMHDSRARLAVTAAPGLEVSADGRFLRAKERDYPYVGGGAELDRGPASAWAFAGKWLASVFPTPAVAYGAGASLRMRCGTELSLSFEQAPTDPVYFTAPRRTWSVQLSRAFGRRARAEAPARVVQAALPVLPADEGGRVAITLPAATAEVAAAGAASPPTVAGDFTGWKPVPMTRQGGVWTVRLPIAPGTYHYGFRTAAGVWFVPAGVPQVDDDFGGTSAVLVVK
- a CDS encoding NifU family protein, encoding MIQLTQPARDKVQSLVDAEVVRDPALRIELAAKGAGASPLQRQYEISLVERDEKQKTEIAINLEGIRILLNLDTANLLSGATVDWSDADGGFSVEGDKPRPVAPPTSTGTVGVSGPLADRVQEVIDELINPRIAAHGGAVEMVDVSDDTLYVRMSGGCQGCAASAATLRQGIERMVKEEIPEIREIVDLTDHGAGENPYF